The Patescibacteria group bacterium DNA window GTCGCGGATTACCTGCACCTGCACATCTTTACGGTGCATAAGCTTGCGCGGCAAGGCGTCCTGCCGGCGTTCAAGATCGGCCATGGATGGAGATTCAGAAAAGAAGCCCTC harbors:
- a CDS encoding helix-turn-helix domain-containing protein, which translates into the protein VADYLHLHIFTVHKLARQGVLPAFKIGHGWRFRKEALDEWIRTREGSGKNRRSTKAPLKKGVFC